In Miscanthus floridulus cultivar M001 chromosome 5, ASM1932011v1, whole genome shotgun sequence, one genomic interval encodes:
- the LOC136453987 gene encoding zinc finger protein GAI-ASSOCIATED FACTOR 1-like: protein MMRRLYVFACNDDRRRIIDGDEDPSAEVIALSPRTLMATNRFVCEICHKGFQRGQNLQLHRRGHNLPWKLRQRGGGEDGPGGGGGPPRKRVYVCPEASCVHHNPARALGDLTGIKKHYCRKHGEKKWKCERCAKRYAVHSDWKAHAKVCGTREYKCDCGTVFSRRDSFVAHRAFCDALAQENNKLSQPMNMATVASALQGQAAPHHLAPPSSSQPDEDLDAAACEDDDDFALDTKSPRLRMLPAKSDDAGAPNQLLLPPLSMAGCMLSSLQQGASRPAPPPPPSPATFFSGGGKAAGLDEPSMGGAFSPTAASASMSATALLQKAAEMGAAAGGYAVGAGFSTVGFGPMLAGPDHRLPVMGPFGPLKTPAVLEPYDGLPLGQTQLVGLDVGRLLPGQQFYGSSHGHGVGSMTRAIGSLMHGGGGGQQMEHRRPDDSRFVDYLGVEDQRSCFSAVSPFGPWA, encoded by the exons ATGATGAGGCGTTTATATGTCTTTGCATGCAACGACGACCGACGACGAATTATTGACGGTGATGAAGACCCGAGCGCGGAGGTGATCGCGCTGTCGCCGCGGACGCTGATGGCGACGAACCGGTTCGTGTGCGAGATCTGCCACAAGGGTTTCCAGCGGGGCCAGAACCTGCAGCTGCACCGGCGCGGGCACAACCTGCCGTGGAAGCTGCGGCAGCGCGGCGGAGGCGAGGACGGCCCTGGAGGCGGTGGCGGGCCGCCGAGGAAGCGGGTGTACGTGTGCCCGGAGGCGTCGTGCGTGCACCACAACCCGGCGCGCGCGCTGGGGGACCTGACGGGGATCAAGAAGCACTACTGCCGGAAGCACGGGGAGAAGAAGTGGAAGTGCGAGCGCTGCGCCAAGCGCTACGCCGTGCACTCCGACTGGAAGGCGCACGCCAAGGTCTGCGGCACCCGCGAGTACAAGTGCGACTGCGGCACCGTCTTCTCCAG GCGAGACAGCTTCGTGGCGCACAGGGCCTTCTGCGACGCCCTAGCCCAGGAGAACAACAAGCTATCGCAGCCCATGAACATGGCGACGGTGGCCTCCGCCCTCCAGGGCCAAGCCGCACCCCACCACCTGGCGCCGCCATCCTCGTCCCAGCCCGACGAAGACCTCGACGCCGCCGCctgcgaggacgacgacgacttcGCCCTCGACACCAAGAGCCCGCGTCTGAGGATGCTCCCCGCCAAGTCCGACGACGCCGGCGCCCCCAACCAGCTGCTCCTGCCGCCGCTCAGCATGGCCGGGTGCATGCTCTCCAGCCTGCAGCAGGGCGCCTCGAGGCCcgcgccgcctccaccgccgtCACCGGCAACTTTCTTCAGCGGGGGCGGCAAGGCAGCTGGACTCGACGAGCCCAGCATGGGCGGCGCGTTCTCCCCGACGGCCGCCTCGGCGAGCATGTCGGCCACGGCGCTGCTGCAGAAGGCCGCGGAGATGGGCGCCGCCGCGGGCGGGTACGCCGTGGGCGCGGGCTTCTCCACCGTCGGATTCGGGCCCATGCTGGCTGGGCCCGACCACCGTCTCCCCGTCATGGGCCCCTTTGGGCCTCTGAAGACTCCTGCGGTTCTTGAGCCGTACGATGGGCTGCCGTTGGGCCAGACGCAGCTGGTAGGCCTCGACGTGGGTAGGCTCTTGCCCGGACAGCAGTTCTACGGCAGCAGCCATGGCCATGGGGTCGGCTCCATGACCAGGGCCATCGGATCGCTGAtgcatggcggtggtggtggccagCAGATGGAGCACCGGCGGCCGGACGACAGCCGCTTCGTGGATTACCTCGGCGTCGAGGACCAGAGGAGTTGCTTCAGTGCTGTCAGCCCCTTTGGGCCTTGGGCCTAG
- the LOC136453989 gene encoding nuclear transcription factor Y subunit B-1-like, producing MADHHHGQPPDGDGRRAGLGVGVGVGGAGAGGGGDLEIKEQDRLLPIANVGRIMKQILPPNAKISKEAKETMQECVSEFISFITGEASDKCHKEKRKTVNGDDVCWAFGALGFDDYVDPMRRYLHKYRELEGDRAAAAASSRGGGPGPGGGPPDHHPGSTSSAAGPSAAAGHFMFGAAMDRPDNTTSSRPF from the coding sequence ATGGCCGACCACCACCACGGGCAGCCGCCGGACGGGGACGGGCGGCGGGCGGGCCTGGGCGTGGGCGTTGGCgttggcggcgccggcgccggaggaGGTGGTGACCTGGAGATCAAGGAGCAGGACCGGCTGCTGCCCATCGCCAACGTCGGCCGCATCATGAAGCAGATCCTGCCGCCCAACGCCAAGATCTCCAAGGAGGCCAAGGAGACGATGCAGGAGTGCGTCTCCGAGTTCATCAGCTTCATCACCGGCGAGGCCTCCGACAAGTGCCACAAGGAGAAGCGCAAGACCGTCAACGGCGACGACGTCTGCTGGGCCTTCGGCGCCCTCGGCTTCGACGACTACGTCGACCCCATGCGCAGGTACCTCCACAAGTACCGCGAGCTCGAGGGAgaccgcgccgccgcagccgcatCCTCCCGCGGGGGCGGACCCGGACCCGGCGGAGGGCCCCCCGACCACCACCCTGGTTCCACCTCGTCTGCCGCCGGTCCCAGCGCCGCAGCCGGTCATTTCATGTTCGGCGCCGCCATGGACCGGCCCGACAACACCACCTCCTCCAGGCCCTTTTAA